From a single Nitrogeniibacter mangrovi genomic region:
- the dtd gene encoding D-aminoacyl-tRNA deacylase, with protein sequence MIALIQRVSHASVVVAGETVGRIDAGLLALIGVQPDDDPARCERMLERLLGYRVFADDAGRMNRSLVDTGGGLLLVPQFTLAADTRKGTRPGFSTAAPPERAAELFDDLCARARARHPFVASGRFGADMAVSLTNQGPVTFWLEA encoded by the coding sequence GTGATTGCGCTCATCCAGCGGGTGAGTCATGCCTCGGTGGTCGTCGCCGGCGAGACGGTCGGACGCATCGACGCCGGCCTGCTGGCGCTGATCGGCGTGCAGCCGGATGACGACCCGGCCCGCTGCGAAAGAATGCTCGAGCGCCTGCTCGGTTACCGGGTCTTTGCGGACGACGCCGGACGCATGAACCGGTCGCTGGTCGACACCGGCGGCGGCCTGCTGCTGGTGCCCCAGTTCACCCTGGCGGCCGATACCCGCAAGGGGACACGCCCGGGCTTCAGCACCGCCGCGCCGCCCGAGCGCGCGGCCGAGCTGTTCGACGATCTGTGCGCCCGCGCCCGGGCGCGTCATCCCTTCGTCGCCAGCGGGCGCTTCGGCGCAGACATGGCCGTGAGCCTCACCAATCAGGGGCCGGTCACATTCTGGCTGGAAGCCTGA
- a CDS encoding CBS domain-containing protein, with protein sequence MPARLIRDVIAGKQIVTGLPELTVVEAAARMNAAKVGAIMVVDKDELLGIFTERDGLTRVLASNLAADAVCLAQVMTPDPVTITPDRPLGHALHMMHEGGYRHVPVVDNGRVVGMVSARDALGLELVDFESELARRDDIHVAL encoded by the coding sequence ATGCCCGCACGCCTGATTCGCGACGTCATCGCCGGAAAACAGATCGTCACCGGCTTGCCGGAACTGACGGTGGTCGAGGCGGCCGCGCGCATGAACGCCGCGAAGGTCGGCGCGATCATGGTGGTGGACAAGGACGAGCTGCTGGGCATCTTTACCGAGCGGGACGGGCTGACCCGGGTGCTTGCCAGCAATCTGGCGGCCGATGCCGTGTGCCTGGCGCAGGTCATGACCCCGGATCCGGTGACCATCACGCCCGACCGGCCTCTCGGCCATGCGCTGCACATGATGCATGAAGGCGGCTACCGGCATGTGCCTGTCGTCGACAACGGGCGGGTGGTCGGCATGGTGTCCGCGCGCGATGCGCTGGGATTGGAGCTGGTGGACTTCGAAAGCGAGCTGGCGCGCCGCGACGACATCCATGTGGCGCTGTAG
- a CDS encoding invasion associated locus B family protein, which yields MPTISTPSYRHVLACAALAALALVPAASRAAKSGDTFKDWRIQCEQPKGAPAELCHAYQLVSMKDTKKPIVHMAIGYPPKQTEPVAILTVPLGVALQAGIQIKVDDGEPLRVPYNVCAQNGCQAGVKIDAALLKSLRGGSQAHISFANLQRQAVDVPVSLKGLSAALDALTK from the coding sequence GTGCCGACCATATCCACCCCGTCGTATCGTCATGTGCTCGCGTGTGCTGCGCTGGCCGCCCTCGCCCTTGTTCCGGCCGCCTCCCGGGCGGCCAAGTCGGGCGACACCTTCAAGGACTGGCGCATCCAGTGCGAACAGCCCAAGGGCGCGCCGGCGGAGCTCTGTCACGCCTATCAGCTGGTGTCGATGAAAGACACCAAGAAGCCCATCGTGCACATGGCCATCGGCTATCCGCCCAAGCAGACCGAGCCGGTGGCGATCCTCACCGTGCCGCTCGGCGTGGCCCTGCAGGCCGGTATCCAGATCAAGGTCGACGACGGCGAGCCGCTGCGCGTGCCCTACAACGTGTGCGCCCAGAACGGCTGTCAGGCCGGCGTGAAGATCGACGCGGCATTGCTCAAATCGCTGCGTGGCGGCAGCCAGGCGCACATCAGTTTTGCCAATCTGCAGCGGCAGGCGGTCGATGTGCCGGTCTCGCTCAAGGGCTTGAGTGCCGCCCTCGACGCACTGACGAAGTAA
- the eno gene encoding phosphopyruvate hydratase, giving the protein MSAIIDVIAREVLDSRGNPTVEADVLLESGVMGRAAVPSGASTGAREAIELRDGDGARYLGKGVQQAVENVNTEISEALIGLDAEEQSFIDRTLIELDGTENKSRLGANATLAVSMAVAKAAAEEAGLPLYRYFGGSGPMAMPVPMMNVINGGAHANNSLDIQECMIMPVSMGSFREALRCGAEIFHHLKKLTDAKGYPTTVGDEGGFAPNVGGTDEALNMILEAVSNAGYEPGTDVVLALDCASSEFYKDGQYVLAGEGLTLDASGFADYLATLADRFPIVSIEDGMAEDDWAGWKILSERLGKKVQLVGDDLFVTNTKILKQGIDQDIANSILIKINQIGTLSETFAAVEMAKRAGYTAVISHRSGETEDSTIADIAVGLNAMQIKTGSLSRSDRIAKYNQLLRIEEDLGDTASYPGLSAFYNLRRR; this is encoded by the coding sequence ATGAGTGCAATCATTGACGTCATCGCCCGTGAAGTCCTCGACTCGCGTGGCAACCCGACCGTTGAAGCCGACGTGCTGCTCGAATCCGGCGTGATGGGCCGCGCGGCGGTGCCGTCCGGCGCCTCCACCGGCGCCCGCGAGGCCATCGAACTGCGTGACGGCGATGGCGCCCGCTACCTGGGCAAGGGCGTCCAGCAGGCGGTCGAGAACGTCAATACCGAGATCTCCGAAGCGCTCATCGGCCTCGACGCCGAAGAACAGTCCTTCATCGACCGCACCCTGATCGAGCTCGACGGCACCGAGAACAAGTCCCGCCTCGGCGCCAACGCCACCCTGGCGGTGTCCATGGCGGTGGCCAAGGCCGCTGCCGAAGAGGCCGGCCTGCCGCTGTACCGCTACTTCGGCGGTTCCGGCCCCATGGCGATGCCGGTGCCGATGATGAACGTGATCAACGGGGGCGCCCACGCCAACAACTCGCTGGACATCCAGGAATGCATGATCATGCCGGTGTCCATGGGCAGCTTCCGCGAGGCGCTGCGCTGTGGCGCGGAGATCTTCCACCATCTCAAGAAGCTTACCGATGCCAAGGGCTACCCCACGACCGTCGGTGACGAAGGCGGCTTCGCCCCCAACGTGGGCGGCACCGACGAAGCGCTGAACATGATCCTCGAGGCGGTCTCCAACGCCGGCTACGAGCCGGGTACCGACGTGGTGCTGGCGCTCGACTGCGCTTCCTCCGAGTTCTACAAGGACGGCCAGTACGTGCTCGCCGGCGAAGGCCTGACCCTGGATGCCTCCGGTTTCGCCGACTACCTGGCGACGCTGGCGGACCGTTTCCCGATCGTCTCCATCGAAGACGGCATGGCCGAGGACGACTGGGCCGGCTGGAAGATCCTGAGCGAGCGTCTGGGCAAGAAGGTGCAGCTGGTCGGCGACGACCTGTTCGTCACCAACACCAAGATCCTCAAGCAGGGGATCGATCAGGACATCGCCAACTCGATCCTCATCAAGATCAACCAGATCGGTACCCTGTCGGAGACCTTCGCCGCCGTCGAGATGGCCAAGCGCGCCGGTTACACCGCCGTGATCTCCCACCGCTCCGGCGAGACCGAGGATTCGACCATCGCCGACATCGCGGTGGGCCTGAACGCCATGCAGATCAAGACCGGCTCGCTGTCGCGCTCCGACCGTATCGCCAAGTACAACCAGCTGCTGCGCATCGAGGAAGATCTCGGCGATACCGCGTCCTACCCGGGCCTGTCCGCCTTCTACAACCTGCGTCGCCGATAA
- a CDS encoding C40 family peptidase, translating into MRRFLVIPLVALLSLLAGCSSAPVIDADAPVAGRHFVSLSSADEAEQVVLYAYGLIGTGYRFGGRNPEAGLDCSGMVSYIVEQVSGQRLPHNAAQIAAQTRPIRRDALQPGDLVFFNTLNRRHSHMGIYLGEGRFIHAPSSNGSVRIDRLSNRYFSTRFDGARTLLPAI; encoded by the coding sequence ATGCGTCGATTCCTGGTCATTCCGCTTGTCGCACTGCTGTCCTTGCTGGCGGGGTGTTCGAGTGCCCCGGTGATCGACGCCGATGCGCCGGTCGCCGGCAGGCACTTCGTCAGCCTGAGCTCGGCGGACGAGGCCGAACAGGTCGTGCTGTACGCGTACGGCCTCATCGGGACCGGCTATCGTTTCGGCGGTCGCAATCCCGAAGCCGGGCTCGATTGCAGCGGGATGGTGTCGTACATCGTCGAGCAGGTCAGCGGACAACGGCTCCCGCACAATGCGGCCCAGATCGCCGCGCAAACCCGCCCGATCCGCCGTGACGCCTTGCAACCGGGTGATCTGGTGTTCTTCAATACGCTCAACCGACGCCATTCGCACATGGGCATCTACCTGGGCGAAGGACGTTTCATCCACGCGCCGAGCAGCAACGGCTCGGTGCGCATCGACCGCCTCTCGAACCGCTATTTTTCAACCCGCTTCGATGGTGCGCGCACCCTTTTGCCCGCCATTTGA
- a CDS encoding acetoacetate--CoA ligase has translation MSTPTHDPDRPLWAPSAERIAASGMTDFRDQANARWGLEMADYEQLHAWSVRHPEQFWRSLWTWGGVIGESGDTVLEHGDRMPGATWFPQARLNLAENLLRRRDQHDALVFWGEDKVKQRLSHAELYREVAHLAAALRDLGVAPGDRVAAYMPNMPQTVVAMLATASIGAIFTSASPDFGVQGVLDRFGQTEPKVLVTVDGYYYNGKHVDIRAKVAEVAAGLPSLRRVVVAPYAEAHPAIDGIAHARLWADVVQPFAHETEIAFERLPFDHPLYVMYSSGTTGVPKCIVHCAGGALLQHIKEHRLHTDVRAGDRIFYFTTCGWMMWNWLVSALAVEATVLLYDGSPFVDDGDILFDYADAEHMTHFGTSAKFIDHLAKLGRRPVDTHRLDSVRAMMSTGSPLVPESFDYVYDAIKADLCLSSISGGTDILSCFVLGNPTLPVWRGEIQCKGLGMAVEIFDENAQPVAGEKGELVCTRPFPAMPVGFWNDPDGAKYHAAYFERFDKVWCHGDFCEITAHGGLIIHGRSDATLNPGGVRIGTAEIYRQVEKLDEVLESLVIGQSWEHDVRVVLFVKLREGVELDDVLIDRIKRTIRENTTPRHVPARIVAVEDIPRTRSGKIVELAVRNVVHGQPVRNVEALANPEALEQFRHRPELAR, from the coding sequence ATGAGCACACCGACCCACGATCCGGACCGGCCCCTGTGGGCCCCCAGTGCCGAGCGCATCGCAGCGAGCGGCATGACCGATTTTCGCGACCAGGCCAACGCCCGCTGGGGGCTCGAGATGGCCGACTACGAGCAGCTCCATGCCTGGTCGGTGCGTCACCCCGAGCAGTTCTGGCGCAGCCTGTGGACGTGGGGCGGGGTGATCGGCGAATCGGGCGACACGGTGCTCGAACACGGCGATCGCATGCCCGGAGCGACATGGTTTCCCCAGGCCCGCCTCAACCTCGCGGAAAACCTGCTGCGCCGGCGGGATCAGCACGATGCGCTGGTCTTCTGGGGGGAAGACAAGGTCAAGCAGCGTCTGAGCCACGCCGAGCTGTACCGCGAGGTGGCGCACCTGGCCGCCGCGCTGCGCGATCTCGGCGTCGCCCCCGGCGACCGGGTCGCCGCCTACATGCCCAACATGCCGCAGACCGTGGTGGCCATGCTGGCCACGGCCAGCATCGGCGCGATCTTCACCTCCGCGTCACCGGACTTCGGCGTTCAGGGCGTGCTCGACCGTTTCGGCCAGACCGAACCGAAGGTTCTCGTGACCGTGGATGGCTACTACTACAACGGCAAGCACGTGGACATCCGCGCCAAGGTCGCCGAAGTGGCCGCGGGCCTGCCCTCGCTGCGCCGGGTGGTGGTCGCGCCGTACGCCGAGGCGCACCCGGCGATCGACGGCATCGCCCATGCACGGCTGTGGGCGGACGTGGTGCAGCCCTTCGCCCACGAAACCGAGATCGCCTTCGAGCGCCTGCCCTTCGATCACCCGCTCTACGTGATGTACTCCTCGGGAACGACCGGGGTGCCCAAGTGCATCGTCCATTGCGCGGGCGGGGCGCTGCTCCAGCACATCAAGGAACACCGCCTGCACACCGATGTGCGCGCCGGCGACCGCATCTTCTACTTCACCACCTGCGGCTGGATGATGTGGAACTGGCTGGTCTCGGCACTGGCGGTGGAGGCCACGGTGCTGCTCTACGACGGCTCGCCCTTCGTCGACGATGGCGACATCCTGTTCGACTACGCCGACGCCGAGCACATGACCCATTTCGGCACCTCGGCCAAGTTCATCGACCATCTGGCCAAACTCGGGCGCCGGCCGGTCGACACCCACCGGCTCGACAGCGTGCGCGCCATGATGTCCACCGGCAGCCCGCTCGTGCCCGAGAGCTTCGATTACGTCTATGACGCGATCAAGGCCGATCTGTGCCTGTCCTCCATCTCCGGCGGCACCGACATCCTCTCGTGCTTCGTGCTCGGCAATCCGACCCTGCCGGTGTGGCGCGGCGAGATCCAGTGCAAGGGGCTGGGCATGGCGGTGGAGATCTTCGACGAAAACGCTCAGCCGGTGGCAGGCGAGAAAGGCGAACTGGTGTGCACCCGCCCGTTCCCGGCCATGCCCGTCGGTTTCTGGAACGACCCGGACGGGGCCAAGTACCACGCGGCCTATTTCGAGCGCTTCGACAAGGTGTGGTGCCATGGCGACTTCTGCGAGATCACCGCCCATGGCGGACTGATCATCCATGGCCGCTCGGACGCCACGCTCAACCCCGGTGGCGTGCGCATCGGCACCGCGGAAATCTACCGCCAGGTGGAAAAGCTCGACGAGGTGCTCGAATCTCTGGTGATCGGCCAGTCCTGGGAGCACGACGTGCGCGTGGTGCTGTTCGTGAAGCTGCGCGAGGGTGTCGAGCTGGACGACGTGCTCATCGACCGGATCAAGCGCACCATCCGCGAGAACACCACACCCCGTCACGTGCCTGCGCGCATCGTGGCGGTGGAGGACATCCCGCGCACCCGCAGCGGCAAGATCGTGGAACTGGCGGTGCGCAACGTGGTGCATGGCCAACCGGTCAGGAACGTCGAGGCGCTGGCCAACCCCGAAGCGCTCGAACAGTTCCGCCATCGGCCGGAGCTGGCGCGATGA
- a CDS encoding CTP synthase, producing MTKYVFVTGGVVSSLGKGIAAASLGAILESRGIRVTHLKLDPYINVDPGTMSPFQHGEVFVTEDGAETDLDLGHYERFTSAKMSKRNNFTTGQIYESVLKKERRGEYLGKTVQVIPHITDEIKAFIKRGAEGADVALVEVGGTVGDIESLPFLEAIRQMGIEEGRNGTCFIHLTLLPYIPTAGELKTKPTQHSVKELREIGIQPDILLCRADRSIPADERRKIALFCNVMPEAVIEALDASSIYKIPGMLHEQMLDEIVCHKLGILAKAADLSVWDRLINALENPEHEIDIAFVGKYVDLTESYKSLIEALNHAGLHTRSKVNIHYLDSEEIEQKGCGVLEKMDAILVPGGFGKRGTEGKILAIQYAREHKVPYLGICLGMQLAVVEYARHVAGMKGAHSTEFDDKTKYPVIGLITEWLDRSGQVERRDDNSDLGGTMRLGGQTCELQEGSLARDVYGQPEIIERHRHRYEVNNTLLGQLEKAGLRVGGRAPGTDLCEMIELPDHPWFVGCQFHPEFTSNPRQGHPLFTAYVKAALTAREAREGACEAV from the coding sequence ATGACTAAGTACGTATTCGTGACCGGCGGTGTCGTGTCCTCCCTGGGCAAGGGCATCGCGGCGGCCTCGTTGGGGGCCATCCTGGAGTCGCGCGGCATCCGTGTGACCCACCTCAAACTCGACCCCTACATCAACGTCGACCCGGGGACCATGAGCCCCTTCCAGCACGGCGAGGTCTTCGTGACCGAAGACGGCGCCGAGACCGACCTGGACCTGGGCCATTACGAGCGCTTCACCAGCGCCAAGATGTCCAAGCGCAACAACTTCACCACCGGCCAGATCTACGAATCGGTGCTGAAGAAGGAGCGTCGCGGCGAGTACCTGGGCAAGACGGTGCAGGTCATCCCGCACATCACCGACGAAATCAAGGCCTTCATCAAGCGCGGCGCCGAAGGCGCCGACGTGGCGCTGGTCGAGGTCGGCGGCACCGTGGGCGACATCGAATCGCTGCCGTTCCTGGAAGCGATACGCCAGATGGGCATCGAGGAAGGGCGCAACGGCACCTGCTTCATCCACCTGACCCTGCTGCCCTACATCCCCACCGCCGGCGAACTCAAGACCAAGCCGACCCAGCACTCGGTCAAGGAACTGCGCGAGATCGGCATCCAGCCCGACATCCTCCTGTGCCGTGCCGACCGCTCGATCCCGGCGGACGAACGGCGCAAGATCGCGCTGTTCTGCAACGTCATGCCCGAGGCGGTGATCGAGGCGCTCGACGCCAGTTCCATCTACAAGATCCCGGGCATGCTGCACGAGCAGATGCTCGACGAGATCGTCTGCCACAAGCTCGGCATCCTCGCCAAAGCCGCTGACCTGTCGGTGTGGGACCGGCTCATCAACGCACTGGAAAACCCGGAGCACGAGATCGACATCGCCTTCGTCGGCAAGTACGTCGATCTGACCGAGTCCTACAAGTCGCTCATCGAGGCGCTCAACCACGCCGGCCTGCACACCCGCAGCAAGGTGAACATCCACTACCTCGACTCCGAGGAAATCGAGCAAAAGGGCTGCGGCGTGCTCGAGAAGATGGACGCCATCCTCGTGCCCGGCGGCTTCGGCAAGCGCGGCACCGAAGGCAAGATCCTCGCCATCCAGTACGCCCGCGAGCACAAGGTGCCGTACCTGGGCATCTGCCTGGGCATGCAGCTGGCCGTGGTCGAGTATGCCCGCCACGTGGCCGGCATGAAGGGCGCCCACAGCACCGAGTTCGACGACAAGACCAAGTATCCGGTCATCGGCCTGATCACCGAGTGGCTGGACCGTTCCGGCCAGGTGGAGCGCCGCGACGACAATTCCGACCTGGGCGGCACCATGCGCCTGGGCGGGCAGACCTGTGAGCTCCAGGAAGGCTCGCTGGCCCGCGACGTCTATGGGCAGCCGGAGATCATCGAACGCCATCGCCACCGTTACGAGGTGAACAACACCCTGCTGGGGCAGCTCGAGAAGGCCGGTCTGCGGGTGGGCGGTCGTGCGCCGGGCACCGATCTGTGCGAGATGATCGAACTGCCGGACCATCCGTGGTTCGTCGGCTGCCAGTTCCACCCGGAATTCACCTCCAATCCCCGTCAGGGCCATCCGCTGTTCACCGCCTATGTCAAGGCTGCGCTGACAGCGCGCGAAGCCCGGGAGGGCGCCTGTGAAGCTGTGTGA
- a CDS encoding hydrolase, with product MNATGSLDLIDRHRSTLLLIDLQERLYPAIDEGASVLDNDLALVRCAAQLGVPCVISEQYPQGLGPSVAALREAAPDARVVHKTHFSCVAEGCLTQTAVDARPQVVVGGTEAHVCVLQTVLDLLAIGKTVFVVADGIGSRTPQNKALAIERMRSAGARIVSREMVLFEWLREAASDEFRRINREFIR from the coding sequence ATGAACGCCACCGGAAGTCTCGATCTGATCGACCGGCACCGCAGCACGCTGCTGCTCATCGATCTGCAGGAACGCCTGTATCCCGCCATTGACGAGGGCGCCTCGGTGCTGGACAACGATCTCGCACTGGTGCGCTGCGCCGCGCAACTCGGCGTGCCGTGTGTCATTTCCGAACAATATCCGCAGGGGCTCGGCCCGTCGGTCGCGGCGCTGCGCGAGGCCGCGCCCGACGCCCGGGTCGTGCACAAGACCCACTTTTCCTGCGTTGCCGAAGGCTGCCTGACGCAGACGGCGGTCGATGCGCGCCCGCAGGTCGTCGTCGGCGGCACCGAAGCCCATGTGTGCGTGCTGCAGACCGTGCTCGATCTGCTCGCCATCGGCAAGACGGTGTTCGTGGTCGCTGACGGAATCGGCTCGCGGACGCCGCAGAACAAGGCCCTGGCCATCGAGCGCATGCGTTCGGCAGGCGCCCGGATCGTCTCGCGCGAGATGGTGTTGTTCGAATGGCTGCGCGAGGCGGCCAGCGACGAGTTCCGGCGCATCAACCGCGAGTTCATCCGCTGA
- a CDS encoding acyl-CoA thioesterase gives MTEPRRTLLHTSTIPVRWGDMDAYAHVNNTIYFRYCEQARVEWIEAMGYPVLTEAGTGPVIINAACTFLIPITYPATVIVRLYAGEPGRSSVMTWYDIRTEGDDRLFAEGSAKVVWMDHESGKSVPLPDALRQTLVV, from the coding sequence ATGACCGAGCCCCGACGCACGCTGCTGCACACCTCGACGATCCCGGTCCGCTGGGGCGACATGGATGCCTATGCGCATGTGAACAACACCATCTACTTCCGCTACTGCGAGCAGGCGCGGGTGGAGTGGATCGAGGCCATGGGCTATCCGGTGCTGACCGAAGCGGGAACCGGGCCGGTGATCATCAACGCCGCGTGCACCTTTCTCATCCCGATCACCTATCCGGCCACCGTGATCGTGCGCCTCTACGCCGGCGAACCCGGGCGCAGCAGCGTGATGACCTGGTACGACATCCGCACCGAGGGCGACGATCGCCTCTTTGCCGAGGGCTCGGCGAAGGTGGTGTGGATGGATCACGAGAGCGGAAAATCGGTCCCGTTGCCGGACGCATTGCGCCAGACCCTGGTGGTCTGA
- a CDS encoding electron transfer flavoprotein-ubiquinone oxidoreductase, producing the protein MERESMEFDILIVGGGPAGLAAAIRLKQLADAAGTELSVCLIEKAAEIGAHILSGAVMDPRALTELLPDWKAMGAPLNTEVSEDKVLFLSETGGRALPNALLPDCFVNHGNYIVRLGNVVKWLGEQAEALGVEVYPGFAGAELLFDEAGAVKGVATGDMGLTREGEQGPNYQPGMELHAKYTLFAEGCRGHLGKQLEAHFELRKDADPQTYGIGIKELWEVPAEAHRSGLVVHTAGWPMDNATYGGGFVYHLEDNLVAIGYVVGLNYTNPYLSPFEEFQRYKTHPMIRGYIEGGKRLAYGARAIAAGGLQSLPKLSFPGGGLIGDDAGFLNAARIKGSHAAIKSGMLAAEAAFAALAESRERDELTVYPEAFRNSWLHAELHKTRNFKPYMKKGLYLGSLLFGIDQKLFGGKVPWTLHNSADHTALKPAAECTPIDYPKPDGTLSFDRLSSVFLSNTNHEEEQPCHLQLKNPEVAIEVNLAQFDAPEQRYCPAGVYEIVRDEGGANPRLQINAQNCVHCKTCDIKDPTQNINWVVPQGGEGPIYQGM; encoded by the coding sequence ATGGAACGCGAATCGATGGAGTTCGACATCCTGATCGTCGGCGGCGGCCCGGCCGGGCTGGCGGCGGCGATCCGGCTCAAGCAGCTGGCCGACGCGGCGGGTACCGAACTGTCGGTGTGCCTCATCGAGAAGGCGGCCGAGATCGGGGCGCACATCCTCTCGGGCGCGGTGATGGACCCGCGCGCGCTCACCGAACTGCTGCCCGACTGGAAGGCCATGGGCGCGCCCCTGAACACCGAGGTCAGCGAAGACAAGGTCCTGTTCCTGTCCGAGACCGGCGGTCGCGCCCTGCCCAACGCCCTGCTGCCGGACTGCTTCGTCAATCACGGCAACTACATCGTGCGCCTGGGCAACGTGGTCAAGTGGCTCGGCGAACAGGCCGAGGCGCTGGGCGTCGAGGTCTATCCGGGCTTTGCCGGGGCCGAGCTCCTGTTCGACGAGGCGGGCGCGGTCAAGGGCGTGGCCACCGGCGACATGGGCCTGACCCGCGAGGGCGAGCAGGGCCCCAACTACCAGCCCGGCATGGAGCTGCATGCCAAGTACACCCTGTTCGCGGAAGGCTGTCGTGGCCATCTGGGCAAACAGCTCGAAGCCCATTTCGAACTGCGCAAGGACGCCGACCCGCAAACCTACGGCATCGGCATCAAGGAGTTGTGGGAGGTGCCCGCCGAGGCACACCGGTCGGGTCTGGTGGTGCACACCGCCGGCTGGCCCATGGACAACGCCACCTACGGCGGCGGTTTCGTCTATCACCTGGAAGACAATCTGGTGGCCATCGGCTACGTGGTGGGGCTGAATTACACCAACCCGTATCTGTCGCCCTTCGAGGAATTCCAGCGCTACAAGACCCATCCGATGATCCGGGGCTACATCGAAGGCGGCAAGCGGCTGGCTTATGGTGCCCGCGCCATCGCCGCCGGCGGGCTGCAGAGCCTGCCCAAGCTGAGCTTCCCGGGCGGCGGCCTCATCGGCGACGATGCCGGCTTCCTCAACGCCGCGCGTATCAAGGGCAGCCATGCGGCCATCAAGAGCGGCATGCTGGCCGCGGAGGCGGCCTTCGCCGCGCTGGCCGAAAGCCGGGAACGCGATGAGCTGACGGTTTACCCGGAAGCCTTCCGCAACAGCTGGCTGCACGCAGAACTGCACAAGACGCGCAACTTCAAGCCCTACATGAAGAAGGGCCTATACCTGGGCTCGCTGCTGTTCGGCATCGACCAGAAGCTGTTCGGCGGCAAGGTGCCGTGGACGCTGCACAACAGCGCCGATCACACCGCGCTGAAGCCGGCGGCCGAATGCACTCCGATCGACTATCCGAAACCGGACGGCACGCTGAGCTTCGACCGGCTCTCCTCGGTGTTCCTGTCGAACACCAACCACGAAGAGGAGCAGCCCTGCCACCTGCAACTCAAGAATCCGGAAGTGGCCATCGAGGTGAACCTGGCGCAGTTCGACGCGCCCGAGCAGCGCTACTGCCCGGCCGGGGTGTACGAGATCGTGCGCGACGAGGGCGGCGCCAACCCGCGCCTGCAGATCAATGCGCAGAACTGTGTGCACTGCAAGACCTGCGATATCAAGGATCCGACCCAGAACATCAACTGGGTGGTGCCCCAGGGGGGCGAGGGACCGATCTACCAGGGCATGTAG
- the kdsA gene encoding 3-deoxy-8-phosphooctulonate synthase, which yields MKLCDFEAGLDRPLFLIAGPCVIESRQMALDTAGALKDICAELGIPFIYKSSYDKANRSSGTSYRGLGMEKGLDILADVRKTIGVPVLTDVHAIDEIAAVAAAVDVLQTPAFLCRQTDFIEAVAQCGKPVNIKKGQFLAPGDMKNVVDKARAANGGADTIMVCERGASFGYNNLVSDMRSLAIMRETGCPVVYDATHSVQLPGGQGTASGGQREFVPVLARAAVAAGVAGIFMETHPTPETALSDGPNAWPLPKMKALLETLRDLDRLVKQAGFLEQA from the coding sequence GTGAAGCTGTGTGATTTCGAGGCCGGTCTCGACCGGCCCCTGTTCCTCATCGCCGGGCCGTGCGTGATCGAATCGCGCCAGATGGCCCTGGATACCGCCGGCGCGCTCAAGGACATCTGCGCCGAGCTCGGCATCCCGTTCATCTACAAGTCGTCCTACGACAAGGCCAACCGCAGCAGCGGCACCTCGTATCGTGGTCTGGGGATGGAGAAGGGGCTCGACATCCTCGCCGACGTGCGCAAGACCATCGGCGTGCCGGTGCTCACCGACGTCCATGCCATCGACGAGATCGCCGCGGTGGCGGCGGCGGTCGACGTGCTGCAGACGCCGGCCTTTCTGTGCCGCCAGACCGATTTCATCGAGGCAGTGGCCCAGTGCGGCAAGCCGGTCAACATCAAGAAGGGGCAGTTCCTCGCCCCCGGCGACATGAAGAACGTGGTCGACAAGGCCAGGGCCGCCAATGGCGGTGCGGACACCATCATGGTGTGCGAGCGTGGCGCCTCCTTCGGCTACAACAACCTCGTCTCCGACATGCGCTCGCTGGCGATCATGCGCGAGACCGGTTGCCCGGTGGTTTATGACGCCACCCATTCGGTGCAGCTGCCGGGCGGGCAGGGCACCGCCTCCGGCGGGCAGCGCGAGTTCGTGCCGGTACTGGCCCGGGCCGCCGTGGCCGCCGGTGTCGCGGGTATCTTCATGGAGACCCATCCGACGCCCGAGACCGCCCTGTCGGACGGCCCCAACGCGTGGCCGCTGCCGAAGATGAAGGCCCTGCTCGAAACCCTGCGGGACCTCGACCGGCTGGTCAAGCAGGCCGGATTCCTCGAACAGGCCTGA
- the ftsB gene encoding cell division protein FtsB — protein sequence MRWPILILLLLVIVLQYPLWFGKGGWFRVWEADRDLAEQKAVNQKLEQRNASLEAEIRDLKTGNEAIEERARYELGLTKPDEVFVQVPQKR from the coding sequence ATGCGCTGGCCGATCCTGATCCTGCTCCTGCTGGTGATCGTGCTCCAATACCCGCTGTGGTTCGGTAAGGGGGGATGGTTTCGCGTCTGGGAAGCGGATCGCGACCTGGCCGAGCAGAAGGCCGTCAACCAGAAACTCGAGCAGCGCAACGCCAGCCTCGAAGCCGAAATCCGCGACCTCAAGACCGGCAACGAGGCCATCGAGGAGCGCGCCCGCTATGAACTCGGGCTGACCAAACCCGACGAAGTCTTCGTCCAGGTGCCGCAGAAGCGCTGA